The genomic stretch TATGTAGGTGCATGATTTGTATGCAGGACCCGCATCCTCAGGTGTGACAAACAAACTGCAGTGAATACTGATCTACAAATGGAAACTGGGTTAAGCTACAGTTAAAATCCGTGAATCCTGAGAATTTGACCCCATGCTCACCTCCGGATAAGGGTCAGAAGTAAACTGGAAAGCCTTTAGGGAGAATCTTAGGGAATTGTCTGTCCGAGAGATGAACTGAGAGGCCCCTGGGTTGCTCTTGCTGTCCAGCAAACAGCTGCGGATGACAACATGACAAAATGTTAAATTGCAAATCAGGACACCAAGGGTGAGATTAAAATATTACTGTGCATAATACTCACCCAAAATTGTCAATGATGGTGTATTTGAGTATATAGGCTTTAGAGCCACTGGATGGTGTAGCATGGCAGGTATTGATGTACAGCTTTCCACCATTTGAGAGATTAGGAGCAGAGACCTCGAAATTAATAGTCTCTCCCAGCTGGTACACCGGAGACTCGGCAGGTGTGCTCCATGAATCTAAGCATCAAATAGACCCGTttataaaacagacaaaaacattaTTGCACTGGAAAGAAGCAGCTCTTAGTCACTACAATCCACAGTTGTTGAAACATACCATCCATCAACGCTATCTGGAAGTCAGTTGGACTTCCTTTCAGCATTTTACGCACAACGGCAGTTTCCCAGGTGGGCCGCACAATCCGACGATGCACATGGTTGCTCCTGGACAGGTTTTGGAGATtgttaaaaacacacacgcgcacacacgcacacacacacgcacaactaACCTTTGATAACGGCATTCAATGTCGACAGTCATCCTTGGAAAACGCTCTCGCGAAGGCTCATAATGGAGCTCGTATTTGTAGAGCAGATACCCGTGGGACGACTGTCACAGAGAGGATCAGATATTATGATTTTAACATTAGGATTAAGAGTCTGAAAACGAATGACAAATCTTACCTCACGCACGGCATCACACGCTGTCAGGGGATACGTGAAAAGCAGGTCACTGTATGGTCTGAGAACCCCGTTGCTTTTGCAGGAGCTGCCTAATTTCAGCTCCTCTGTCTCTGCGCCCAGACCGTAGAAAGCTGGTTTGACCCGCACGACAACGTCAGACGCGGAGCAGGTTACAGAAACGTCTGGGAGGTAAGCGGAGTCCGACAGGATCTCTGCCTTGGGCTCCCCTGGACGCATGGGTCGAGGGGTCAGAGGAGGGTAAGGCCTTTGGGAACTCAGTGGAGACATTGGAGAAATGCTGGTAGGTAGGACTGACCTCGGAGAGGATTTTCTGTAGTCTGTTCTTGACTGCTGAATTGATTGGGAGTTTGGAGTACCCGGTTTggaaactttttttcttctggtaAATGCAGATTCATGAGTGCCTATTGCACAGCTGAGGCAAAGTGATAAAACACTGCACAAAATATAGAGACGCCACATTTTCATCGCAAAAGACTGCTGTCCTTCTACCTTTCCCTTTCAATCTGCACGTGAAACCAGCACTCGGGCACAGCTGGAGCTAATTAGTGGCGACTCGGACGAATTGGCAGCCGGTTGGTGAACAGGCGAAGTTAAGCTTGGTTCAGTCTTCCAATGGAAGCAGTGGCAGGTTTCTTTGGTTGCACGTTATTAAatagtcttcttcttcttctttagttaaTTGGCGGGCTACAAACCGACGTTTAAAGGTGCATGCCGCCACCTACTGTACCAGAGTGTGTATGTCATGAGtttaggggggggggatgaTATATTCTGAATATTAAACccgtttcatttaaataattacaTAAAGCCCCTTTAACGTGTATTTGTTTATCCCCTGTCTCTAACAGTTCTTTAATGCCCCACTCCCTTCCCAAATCTACCACCCTGTCCTTCAATCTCTTAACTTGCAGCCAGggtgtgggtctggcttgtcaggcaaTCAATCTCTTCCTTTCTACAATAAACTTTTACATGTTCAACAGTTTTCCTACAATTACAAATCACACATTTATCTGTCACTGTCTTTTGCATTAAATATAAAGTAGCATTAAGTCCCGTATGTCCTAATCTTAATCTAGCAAAAACTGTATCTTCTTTCCTACATTTACCTATTATTACTTACTTTGacagactttttaattttgaaataaTCTCTACCCTTATTATCATTATTCCAGAGTTCTTGCCAACATGTCATTATTTCATGATGAATAATTGATTTTGCTTCTGCCCTCCCAAAACTAATTTCTAAAATAttatcatttttgtttaatgCACTTTTAGCAAGTTAATCTGCAATCTCCTTTCCCTCAGTATCAACATGTGCTGGTATCCAACAGAAATGTACATATATTCCCAATTGCTGTATATTCAATAACAACATATATACATCAATTAAAAGATCCTCTCGAACTGATTGACCTGATTTTATACTTTGCATAACTGCTGCAGAATTTTGAACATACCTCTACATGtttgttatttaaatgttttgatcCATCCATATAAATATTGATATAATCATAATAACTCTTATTTAAATATTCTTGAACCAAATACCCAATGTTAACATTCCTCTCTGTccactctcttttcttttcaagcATTTAAAGAGTAgaactgacccgattgttttgttacttaatgatagactctaaattacacctacttgggagacagaagaaaatttggctagccggatgaaccgcaaccaagaaaatgatagctcagtgcTGTcttgctttgtataaaacagtggttggcgtattttatagacatagttatgcttgagctctctacagcaaggattaacaaagccaagtcatcgactatagacctgtgaaaaaacgcagcagcacaataaaataaataactgaaaaaacCTAGTATAGGGGTTATGTTCAAAGTTAATAATTACTGATAATGTTTCTACTCATTCTCCATTTCTTTTGCTAATTATATGTTTAGCATCAATCCCTTTCCCTCCTTTTAGTTCTGTTTTAATATCCTCCATTGAAACAGAAAATGGAACTCCAGAAATGACTCCCATATTTCTAGCAACTAAGCCCGGAACATGAGATTTTACTTGTTTACCATCCAGTGTAGTCATTTTCATTATAGCATTTTGATGTTCTCTACTCACTGCATGTACAAGTATGCGCTTGTTATTCAAATACTTCACTTTATCAATATCCCTTTCCATAGCTTTAGCCACTTTTATGGGGTGGAAATGCTCAACAAACTCAATTATTACTTTCCATTCATAGTTCTGATTTTCAGCCCTTGGCCCTGGCCCTCTTGACAGTTTCATCAGACTCTGCCCCTGAACTTTGATCCCTCAATTTCTTTATTCAAGCGCCACTTTTCTGCCACTCCATACCGTCATAATCCCAATCTTCGTCCTCCTCACTCCCAAAAGTCATGACTATTACATTCACAATACAGTTGTTTGTATTTACCCGCTACCTCGCTCACACAATCTACGTATCCTGTCAAAAACTCCGCTCTGACTTCCTCCTTCCGGCCCAAGACTGCTCTTTACACCGACCCTTGATAGTCACTGTAGCATTGATAAAGTGAGATTTTGCAAACAagccaacttaaaaaaaaaaaaagtaaattcagTCCAGCTATTTACAATAATTGAGTACATGaggaaaataaagtaaaacttAACATTTGCAAAGTTTAGTATTCATAAAAAGCATCTCTCTTTGGCAGGAAGTTGTGCTTCAGGGGTCAATAGGTAAACCATGGGCCAGTTTTTTTCACCATTGTTCATTGGACAGTTTTACAAGTGTAGTGGAAACAGTCCTGtatgtttaatttataaaaaatagtttttaggATTGGAAAGGGCAACTATTTGCCTACCACTGCAGTGCTTATGTCAACTTGTATGAATGCATTTCTACTAAAATGCTGTGGTGTCTGCTGAAACAAGTGGTTAGATATTCTAAAGAAAAATGTGGGGTAGAGTTTGGGATATTGCAAAGACATCAACAGGTTTTTTCATCTGTTTTGATAAACTTTATTTACAAACTTAAAATGACAAATTAACAGCACATTAATTTGTCTTTGCTAATTTATATATTGCTCCTCAATGTcaaatttgaaaagaaaaacgtatttacatatatacatacatacagctgCATATAAACGCCAAGAAGACCAAGAAGAGATATATGCCACAGCCAGTTCATTCAGAGCAATTACAAATAAACTACGCATTAAATACATTCTCTTAAATTAACCAATAAGATCATGTTGTTAAATCAtgccatctaaagtgaggactccCTAAAACAGAAAAACTAGGTTTTTGGCAGCTGTTTTTCAGAGTCCCAAAACTAAAAGCAACATGTTTGTCACAGTATAGCAACTTGTGATatttcttcttagaaaacagaaaaatcaTTGATGTTTTCTCACAGGACTTGAAAATCACAGATGACTCAATAACCATTCACTGTTGATAAATTATACCCATGTGCTTTCATAAGAAAAACCTATAACCCCTtaaatagtttgtttaaataaatagttaaataaAGCATGTTACTCTGCCCTTTGGGAAGTGAAAACATGCTAAATGAAATTACTTAAGACATTTAGAAATGTCTATTAAACCTGATGGAGATTGGCTGAAATGTTAAAGCACAAAAAGGTGGGAAACCCTTTTAGAAAACAAGTAACAAGTTCAACAGTAAATCTCATTGCAACTAGTTAGTAAAGATGTgtttcatacatacagtacataatacCACAAGGTGCATTTCCCCTTCAGAAGATTCAAGTACACTTTAAGTTTTTGCCTTTCTGAAATAATCCACAGGAAACACAGAAAATGTAACGCAGAAATTGTAGCACAGCTCCGTACAACGCCAATTAGTGAAATAGTGCTGGTATACCCGAAATAAGGGTTCATACAGTTTATTTCCTTCAGAGAACTGTCTGAATGGAAAGTAAAACACAAGTGACCTAAGACATAGTAAACATCAAAAGGTAACATTACACTCCAGTCTGAACGAGTAAAAGTCAGATCTCGTCAACCAGCAAATAAATACTTCATAAACAATACCACAAATCACTAGCTGTGTCCCAATTCCAACCTAGTACTTCAGGATGTAGTGTACAAATGGAGTTGATGAAAACTGttgtcccacaatgcaataACACTGTAGACAGCCACATACAAGTTGAATGAATCATGAATCACacatctttgaaaaaaaaaaaaaaaaaaaaaatcactttggATTTCCTTGTTGAGTAAAACTCCATGACTGAGCTCCCACGAGCCATACACTTCTAGGAGCTGTAGTTGTTGAATGTTAACACAAACATGGTTTTATCTTCATTTTAAATGATAAGGTGGTCAGATTTGACTGTCCAGTACAGTAACCGATACCCATTTAGGTCCAAAATGGACAGATCCCAGTGCTGTGTTCCAGCTAGGCAATGAAAGAAAACCTCTAAAAGAGGAAAAAGTATATCAGTAAGTGAACCCGGGACTTTGGTTCTGCCAAAATAACCCGGGACTGTGTAGATTAGTAAATTGTGTATGCTTTCTAGTTTTAACAGATAGAGTTTAATTGGGACACAGAAAATACTTCACACACGCAATGCTACTGGCCAGCCAATAGAGGGCGACGTAAACTTGCGTGATCCACTGTAGGGAGCTACTTGATGCGGATTGTGTTTGTGCAGCAGTGGTCTGTGGTCGCTCCTCTGCTGGTGGTCGTGTCCCTCGACAGCCTGTGCAAACACGTTAAAGCACCTGTGGTGGCTGGCTCGTCCTCTGCCGCTACACGCTGCTCCCAAGCACTGAAGTTTCAGACTCCGAGTCCCTGTTAAAGGACGGGAGAACAGCCAGGACTCACACACAAAGGACTTTCTCTTGTTCAGACAGGGTGAATAATGCATGCTTACACTGGAGCAAAACAAGTTTCATTAGAATTTAGCATAGGTATACAGAGCGGAACTGAATTTAGTTTACTGTGGTCATGCACGAGTCCTGCTGCTAAACAACAGGTGTCTAGCCTGGTTTGGTTATCCCGAATCAAGCAGAAATGTCTGCGTAGTCGCTTGTTAAGTGCTTGTGTGTGCTTTTCACTTACAGCATTTCCTGCAGTAGTTTTCGGTTGCCCTGCCTCCTTTCTTCATCAATAGGGTAGGTCCACAATATCAACAGTCCCACAGCTATAAGAGCCACAGGCACAGGGGAGACCAGCACCTTCAGGGTTAAACTGACCGCCTCGGGTTGTGAGCAGCTCCCAGTCACATAGCCGGcaaatctgcaaaaaaaaaataaaaatgcagatAGAGGGAGAAACGTTGAGCTGATGTGAGTACAGTTTGGCAAGACTGTTAGGTGAAGGATTATGTGATTGTTGACCACATGACCACTGGACTGATGAGCTATAACATGGAGCTAATCTCATACATTGTTAGTGGGCATTCACACCAGAGTGTCAATGAAACGGCCCATTTGTGTtacatcctgttgtgttcttaaaccccccAACAAAGCACAAGTAGACTATATTTCACAATAACGGTTATCCTTCAAATCGTTTATAGATTTCGACGTTtacgaccgcacttgaaggcagcttatTTCAaggccagagagagaaagaaaaagagatgagCGAGACAGCaaatgctttgttgttgcaggaaacattcagctattacaaactcctgggcagttcagtgcttttTTACCCtcataatgtttaaaaacatTCTCGTGGCATCGATATGGCAGTGACGttttctgtttactgtacgggattcAAGTCTGATCCTCGATTACATGATTGGCCTCAGCGTGATGTGGGGTTgcgtttttttctctccaaaagttgagtcggtTTCAACTTTTCGCCGCAGGCCTGCTGCactttttttggtgtgtgtcccccccccccccacgcgGCAACCCCTGCCGCAGCCTAAATGCACTACTCCTATTCAAAATtaatggaaagacctgcgtttttgccGCACCGTCGGACAGCCGACGCAGGCAGCGTGAACGCAGCCTTAGGCACAAACTGCCTGACTACATTTTAAGGATGACAGTGAGAATTAAACTGTAAATGAGAATAATGGCTATAGATATGGATGAGCAAACTCACTTCAAACTGAGTGTAGAGACCCCCAGGGATAGTCCAGAGGCAAACTTGATAAAGAACACATAGTAGGAGTAGAAGAGGGCTTCGTGACCATGGATGTCTGGGTTTTTCACCTTGAAGTCATCCACTACATCGGGAAGCATCGACCTGAAAGCACAAACGCGACATTTAGAAGGAAACTGGAGACGCAATAAACAAAAATCCACATCTGCATATTGATCCAGGGATGGATTCTGTGGATAAACTCATGCTCACCAAGGCAGGAGGAAAGCTGCCGCCACGCTCACACCGGCTGCCACTGAGACCAAGTAAGAAATGGTCAGGTTGCTCTTGATGCAGACGATTAGGATCATGAAGGGTACTGCCCACTATGGAAAGAGACAGCAGGAAGTGAGCAATTCCATAACAACACATTCCTTTTGAATAAATGCCTTTGTTGTACCAAAACAAGcattttctcattttcttttttactcaCCGTGATGCCGAAGTAAACTGCCTTCTTCTTCCCAAACCGAGTCAGAAACCACTGCCAAAACGGGATGGTCACAGTCCCAGATAGCTGGAAAAAAAACGTTACAGAGTTATtagtattgttgttttattaaatatcATGCATGCTCGCAAAAGGACAAGATATGTATGTAGTTGATGATTGAATATTCATCATTCACGTCAACCAaagttaacaacaacaacaacatcagatTTATCTGGAATCTAGTCTATATCCgagacgttccacttccaggattgctccggtgctgatGGCAATCCCGCTCTTTTCgcccagatgtccgttaccttccgctttctttgcgttagaattttaaactctggtggatttctgaggactatggtaaactgctcctcagatctttgtagggtaaatccagacagctagctagactatctgtccaatctgagttttctctcgcacgactaaaacaacttttgaacgtgaGGCAGTCACCTTTTGTAACCATATGGATTTAGTTTTTTGATCtacatttaaaaaggtcccatgacatggtgctctttggatgcttttacatagaccttagtggtcccctaatactgtatctgaagtctctttcccataattcagccttggtgcagaattacagccactagagccagtcccacaatgagcttttcaacatcaacaaaaatacattaaacacaaagcttttattttccaccttaattgtgaatcaaaactgttatcaaaattaaaaaattctggtacaactgctcactcagagtaacattgtTAAAAGTGCCTTgacttgcaagctcagcctgtaagtcagtcatcagggcagagaaaccactgttgtgcctgcttgtctaagaggaagtgtaacgtcaacagcaccgcgaccgctttcggctcgccattaatatcacatcGCAGCAAaggctgtctgcgtgaagttttgaaaaactgtaactacacCTGAAACCAtccgtgacttcaacaaaactgggGAAGAttgcttgcgcttacgcgctcagacgcttttggaacagAAATTTGGCAcagaaagataaataattttttttcggtgccataaaagtattgacttcggtacccagccctagttaaaaaaacctcataaagtgacattttcatgccatgggaccttcaaCAGAAAGAAATATTTATCTGTACTCTTACTCTTGAAACCTGTGGAGTCAAGGAAAGGATTGCCTCTTGTATCACTTGCAGTGTTATTGGCGAGGTATGATCAGAGCCTTAGTTACCATTGAGGACACTGAGGTATGTcgtctgtattttattttatattttttaacatactttATTTTTGGGTAATGTTGAGGTTTTACTATGTGACTATATCTAACTTATAATTCTGGTGGAAATCAAGTGTGGGAATAAAGTCTGCTCAGATAATGATCTTACTTGTAGTTTGAAATTATTATATCCTGTGGTGTATATGgtcttatatttttttattttgtagttgcTATAAAAATTGCCATAGACGCCgcatttgaataaaaaaaatagttaaacACTCCTTAATGTCAACTTTGTTTTAAGGGGCTGGATTTCTTTGTTTCCATGCATGCATTTTACTTTGTAACATTTACatgaaaatacagtataaagacctatattttatttcttaagaaaTATCTCTGGAAATCATACGCTGGTTTGACATTTTTCtgactaaaaaaaacaattcttcATTAAAATTCAGAAAACGTGGGAACCAGAAAGAATAAAGTGACCACTTCAGGAATAGGCCACGGGACGAGGGCACGACATGCTTTGTTTGGTCTTAACTTAACTCTGCAGGGGGCAATCAACCTTTGACCTCGAGGTCTAACTTGGTCAACCAGTGTTAAATGATCACACAAGAACAAGCTTGCTACTGACAACTTAGCAGCCTGAGAAAtaatataatcaacaacagaaaATCTTTCCTTTCCCCCTTCATCTCCCACCTCTCCAAATATGATACATGGCCCACACATGTTTCCACTCCATATCAGAGGGAAAGGCACCAGAGGATGGAAAGGAGGGCACA from Perca fluviatilis chromosome 20, GENO_Pfluv_1.0, whole genome shotgun sequence encodes the following:
- the si:ch211-67f13.7 gene encoding zona pellucida sperm-binding protein 3; the encoded protein is MKMWRLYILCSVLSLCLSCAIGTHESAFTRRKKVSKPGTPNSQSIQQSRTDYRKSSPRSVLPTSISPMSPLSSQRPYPPLTPRPMRPGEPKAEILSDSAYLPDVSVTCSASDVVVRVKPAFYGLGAETEELKLGSSCKSNGVLRPYSDLLFTYPLTACDAVRESSHGYLLYKYELHYEPSRERFPRMTVDIECRYQRSNHVHRRIVRPTWETAVVRKMLKGSPTDFQIALMDDSWSTPAESPVYQLGETINFEVSAPNLSNGGKLYINTCHATPSSGSKAYILKYTIIDNFGCLLDSKSNPGASQFISRTDNSLRFSLKAFQFTSDPYPEISIHCSLFVTPEDAGPAYKSCTYIGNGWKALSGDDSICECCDSQCVTSKPQRAMMEGSASSASLLVSDQLYAKDAFLPVSMNKGETPWKSADVVKYDEVQDEDEEQLEEESGVVSGVTTEPDLEELGLRRILGEEDCEVKDSNQFQEDGSGYVVEGEMEGFGGEDEIPLNQKEGKVLNRWRGSREVEPLVSEGREENWKPTEEGRGGVMSAPKSHCYEY